Below is a window of Culturomica massiliensis DNA.
ATTTTTGAGGCACAGAACGTTTTGGCTTTTGATAACGGGACTGCAGGGGGATGGCCTTTTTCTGTGGAAAGATTTTCAATAGAATTGATCGCAAATCATTTGAATGGTGCCGGGTTTGGAGGACAGATCGGTTTACCTGTGGCTGAAAAGTCCCCTTTGAATTACGATGCTTATATTTCACCGGATAACGAATATATGCTTCGGATATCGAAGTCTGAAACGATGAAATTCAGTATATGGGCTGCTGAGGCGGAGTTGTTACCGAATTCGTATGTGGAGATGAAAGTAAAAGACGGACGTTTCCGTCCGGAGGCGATGTTGAGCGGTTCTCTCATGATAAAAGCAGGGATGCAGGGAGGAGAGGGGGATGTGACAGTGGCCGAGTTGAAAGGTATTAAATTTCAACAAATGCATTTGAAAACCGAATCCCCCTATTTTATGGTGCAATATCTGGGATATGACGGTGATTTTTCTGTAAAAGGATTTCCTTTATCGGTAGGCAGGATAGAATTAAAAACGGCTGGCTTAACAGCAGAATTAGGATTTGATGCAAAACTGGCTTTAGGAGCTTCTCCTTTTTCCATTGCCGGGGATACCCGCCTGGGAATTGTAGGTAAGATGAAACAGGACCGCGGTTTACAGAGTTGGGAATATGATCATCTGAATATATCGGCGATACAGGTTAATACCTCTTTTGCCGGAGTATTTGCCGTCAGGGGAAGCCTGACTCTGTTGAATAATGATCCGCTATATGGGGATGGATTTGCCGGAAATATGGATTTGGAGCTGACTTGCCTGGAAGGTGTCGGGATGAAGGCCCGGGCTATGTTTGGTAAAAAAGATTTCCGCTATTGGCTGGTGGACGGGAGTGTGATGTTCGGGAAGAGCGGCATTACGGTTTTTCCTCCTGCATTCAATTTGAGCGGGATCGGCGGCGGGGCTTATTATAAAATGGCACAACGGGGAATGGGGGAATCGGCATTGCCTACAGGCACGGTGTATGTTCCGGATGAAAAGCGTGGATTCGGGTTTAAAGCTGCCGTTATGTTTAATATCGGAAATCCGGATGTGGTCAGCGGGGAAGCCGACTTTGAAATAGCTTTTAACGATAAGGGAGGATTGGCTTATATCGGTTTTTTCGGACAAGTGAAAGTTCTGGGAAAAATCCCCGGTATGGATAATATTCAAAGTGCGGTAAAAAATAAATTGACAGCGCTGGCAGCGGTTGAAAACAATTATTTGGCATCACATCCGGGGATTAGTTCCGGCTTGAATAAATTACAGAAATATAAATTATATCAACCGGCCGATGCCGCATTGGATATATATTCGGATAAGGAGAGTTTGGGAAAAAGCGGGTTCCTGGCTGCCATGGGGATTCAATACGACTTTAATCAGAAATGTTTACATGCAACTTTTGATTTGTATGTCAATGTATTGGCCGGTTTGATAAAGGGGCGGGGGCAAAATAATAATGCCGGACATTCAGTGTTGCATATAGAAAAAGGAAATTGGTATTTTCATATGGGAACTCCTTCCAACCGGTTAGGTATAGAAATGAATTTGCTGAATCTGATAAAAATAAAATCGGGCGCTTATTTTATGACCGGTTCTCATTTGGAAGGTTCACCGCCACCGCCTCAGCAGGTGGCCGATATTTTGGGTGTCGAGTTGAGACAACTCGATTATATGCGGGATATGAATGCATTGGAGGCAGGCGGCGGTTTTGCTTTCGGCGCGGATGTCAGTGTGGCAACCGGGGATATTACTTTTCTGATTTTATATGCGAATTTCCAGGCGGGACTCGGTTTTGATATTATGTTGAAGGATTACGGACAGGCTGAGTGTAATGGGCGGCGTGGTCCGGTGGGAATCGATGGGTGGTATGCAAACGGACAGGCGTATGCTTACTTGCAGGGAGAAGCCGGTGTCAGTTTGAAGCTTTTGTTTATCAGGAAAAAAATACCCATCATTAAGGCCGGAGCAGCGACCTTATTTCAGGCTAAGCTGCCCAATCCGACCTGGTTCGTAGGGTATCTGGGGATGAAGATCGATATATTAGGCGGTTTGATCCGCGGAAATATGCGCCTTAAGATCAAATTGGGAGAAGAGTGTGAGCTTGTCTTGCCGGGAGGCAGTCCTATCGGTGTACCTATCATCAATGATATAAAGCCGGTTGCAGAAGAAACGGATGTGGATGTTTTTGCTGCTCCGCAGGTTGCCTTCAATATGCCGATGAATAAGTCTTTTTTAATGGAAGATAATAACGGTGAGATTAAAAATTACAGATTCATACTGGATAAATTTATCGTTTCCGAGGAAGGTAAGGAAATACCGGGTAAATTGGAATGGAATACGTCGCGTAATCTGGTGACCTTTTATTCGCATGATATATTACCTCCGCAGAAGTTGTTGAAGGTGAACGTCGAAGTCGGATTTGAAGAATACCGGAATAATCGTTGGGAGGTGGTGTACACAGGAGGGCAGAAGGCACGGGAAAAAATGGAAATCGGCTTTACGACGGGTACTGCACCTGATAATATACCGTTACAGAATATTGAATATTGTTATCCGGTGATAGATCAAAGGTATTATTTGTCCGGTGAAGGCACCCGGGGGTATGTTCAACTCAAGAGGGGACAACCTTATTTGTTCTCTGCTGATTTCAAACATGAAATTCACATTACTGATGAGAACGGACAGAGCATAAATACTTCTTTCCGTTACGATGCCGGCATAAACTGTCTGGTTTATCAGATGCCGGGACTTTCTAAGGCAAGTACTTATTCTCTCGGTATTGTTACCCTGCCGAAAAAAGGAACGGGGGGAACGGCTGATATCCGGGAGGAACGGTTGACGATCGGTGGTTCGGGTGATGATGATGTCACGATAAGAAGTGCAAAAGCGAATGCGGTGACCCAGACCGCGAACGGAAAAATAATCCTGGAATATGCCTTCGGGACAAGTCGTTACGCTACTTTACGGGAAAAAATTGCAGGTATAAACAAAAGGATGCATTCGTTTTATGCGGAGGCCGGTTATGTGTATCTGGAATATATTCTGAATGACAGTGAGCCTTTTGATGCCGTTGATCTTGTCGGTACGGCATATAGCGGCAACAAACCTTTGGTAAAACCCTGGGCTACACTCGACGATGCTTTTTATAAGCAATGGATTTACCCGTTGGTATATAAAAATTATCCACTGGCCGGTAGTATTCGCATCAGGTACAGAGATACGGAAAAATGGGGAGTTCCGCCTGCCGGAGCCATACCGGTGAATTCAGTTTATCTTACATTATTGGAAAGTGATCCCGCTCACCACCGCCTGCGTGAGTATTTCCCTTATACTTATAATCTTTTCCGTGCTTACAACAGGGATTATTATGATCTGCGGGATCAGTTGGTAAACAGGTATATAGGTAAACCGGAACTGTTGAAATACGCAGATTTTATCAATAACAATATACCGCCGTTTGAGTCCGGGAAATACCGGGTTAATTTCAGATTTATCCAGCCTGACGGACAGGCCGGAAGCAGCCGGTTGTTTGAATATGAATATACATTTTAAAAAATGAAAAATATAATTATCGGGTTATTATTGCTTATAGGAGCGGATATGTGTGCGGTGGCACAGGATTCGGCCAGTATCAGGGTACGCTATAGTGTACAGCAGGATGCCGTCTTATTGCGTTGGGGGGCCGATACGCCGTATGCCTGGAAAAAAACCAACCGGTCCGGTTTCCGTATCGAGAGATATACGGTAAGCAGGGGAAAGGAGGTGCTGGTTGTTCCGGAGAAAAAGGTATTGGTAGAAGTATTGAAAGCTTTGCCCTTGCAGGAATGGATTCCCTATGTTGAAAGGGACGATAATGCGGGGATTATAGCTCAGGCACTTTATGGGGAAGACTTTCAGTTGACCGGTGAGGATTCACAGGGATTTGCCCGTATGATTAATATGGCCCAGGAACTCGACCAGCGATTTACATTCTCGTTGTATGCCGCGGATCAGAACTTTGATATAGCTTGCCTGGCGGGGTGGGGATATAAAGATACTGATGTGAAAAAAGGTGAACGTTATCTGTACCGTATTGTTCCGGCAACCTATGAGGATAGTTGTCAAATCCGCCTGGGGTCGGCCTTTACCGGATTGGATGAATACCGGCCTCTCCCGCGTCCTCAGGAATTGGCAGCCGTGTGGAATAACAAATGTGTCATGCTGGCTTGGAATTATTCAAACCTGGCTGATGTATATAACTCTTATTATATTGAAAAGTCTGTCGACGGAAAAAAATTTACCAGAATTGAAGGCCGGCCGGTATCGAGTATAGATGAAAGACAAAAAGAAGGGGATCAGCGTTTGTTTTATGTAGACTCGCTTTCAGATAACCATACTACATTTTATTACCGGATCAGGGGAATTTCCACATTCGGAGAGCTTGGTCCGGTGTCCGATACTTTATCGGGAAAAGGGGTGAATATGCTGCCTTATGTCCCTGTTATCCGCAAATCCATAGTGAACGATAAGGGTGAATTGGAAATGGAATGGCAGTTTGAAAATGAGGGAGAAAGTTTTATAGAAGGATTTCAGTTGAGAATGTCGGACAAGGCCAATGGTATTTATCGAACGGTGGCGGATGATATTTCCCCGTCGCAGCGGTCATTAAAATACGATAAACTCAATTCCGGCAGTTATTTCGTGATCAAAGCTGTGGCACTGGAAGGAGAATCCCGTTCTTCCTATCCTGTATTAATTCAGCCCCTGGATACTGTTCCGCCTGCTGTCCCTTTAGGGTTGCAGGGGAAAATAGATAGCCTGGGAATAGTAAAGTTGTCCTGGAATCCAAATACTGAATCCGATTTATTGGGTTATTTGGTCTACCGGGCATTTACCGGAACGGAGGAAGCTGTTCCGGTCGTAAAATATCCGGTAACGGATACCTGCTATATAGATACCGTGGATAACTGGAACCTGAATCCTGTGGTTTATTATTATCTGGTTGCTGTTGATCAGCGTTATAACCAGTCTGATTTTTCGGAAAGACTGGATTTGGTTAAACCGGATTTTATACCTCCGGTATCTCCCGTTTTTTCAGATTATCATATCGGAACAGAAGGTGTCGAACTCAAATGGATTTGCAGTCCGTCGGAAGATGTAAGGGAACACCGGTTGTACCGTAAGGAAAAAGAAACGGGGGATACTGCCCGATGGGTGATTATACTGCCTGGAAACCAGACTGACAGGTATAGGGATACGTCGGTACAGCCCGGTAAAAAATATGCCTATACGATTTTTGCCGTCGATAAGAGCGGTTTGGTGTCCCTGCCGACGCCGGCCCTGAACCTGGTTGTCCCGGGAGCTCTGAAGAAAAAAGAAGGTATTACCCGTTTGGATGCCGTTGTTGACAAAAAAAATTTACTGATAAAACTGGTGTGGAAATCGGATTTGAAAGAAGTAAAGAATTATGAAATATACAAAAGCGAAGGGGATGCACCTTATACGCTATGGAAGGTTGTAGCCGGATGGCAGCGGGAATTGTTGGATGAGGATGTTGCAGTAAGTATGCAGTATCGTTATATGATACGTGCATTATTTGAAAACGGAGGAAATTCCCGGATTCGTGAAATAATAATTAAAGGATTATGAAAAAGTTCGTTTATTCCTGGATAAGTTTGGGAATATGGTTTATAATCGTATTTCAGGTAAATATCGGCAGGTTGTATGCCCAATCTTCGGATAGCCTTGCTGTCTGTCTGACGGATGAAATAATTACGGAGAATAGTCCCGATTTGAAAAATCCCGTAGAAGCGAATACGCAATCGGCAACACCTTTGGCTGCAAATAGCCTGAATTATGAGATTTGGTTTGATTTTGAAATATTGGCACCTAAGCCTATGTCCTATCATAAGGACAATAAATTTTCTTTATATGTACAATTTGAGGGTGAATCCATGTGGGTTTTTCAAGGTAATGTAAATTTGAATAGTACTTCAACGACGGTTCCCCGGAAGTTAAATTACAGACTTGTAACGAATGGAAAAAAGCTGATTAACTTTAAAACGGTATCCCGTAACAGATCTGCTGACGATAAGCGGGAAGGAACGTTGACAGTTAGTATGGATAACTGGGCATTATTCGGGGGCTGTTCGGAAACCGTTGCTCCCGACGATTTCCAAAAACAAACACCTGTTTTATTTGGGTATAACGCTAAATTGATTATAAAAAGAGTTCCTGTAAATCCGGTTTTGTCTTCTTATCCTGCTGATCATACTTTAACGAATGAAAATTATGTGCGTATAAAAACGGATTTTTCAGATGACTTTTTGTATCGGTGGGATTGGTATTATAGTTATCAATTGACTGAAAATAAATGGGACAGATTGGGAGCTAGCGTGGAGGTTGATGTCAATTATTATAGGGTAGGTGGAAACAGTACGTCTGATTTTCTTGATAATGTGAAACAGAAAAGAAAGATGACGGTCAGGGCAGGTAATCCCTGTCTTACCGGTAATGAAAAAGATAATTCCAAATATGCCGGTACGCTTGTTTTAGATTTGAAAATAGAGGCTCCGACAATAAGTGCTTATTCAATTCAGGTAACCCCACCGAAATGTGCCGGAGGAAAAGACGGTCAGGTAAAAATTCCTTTTTATCGGAAATTATTTCCCGATGAGGCGGAACAATTGACGTTGACTAATCTGGATGATCCTTTGGGATATAAGCCGTCTATTACTCTGAGGAATGAGGAAAATTTCGTGATTTTTACGGGATTGAGTGCCGGTCGGTACGAAGTGAAATATACCAACGGTTATATTCTGAATTCGACAATACCGAGTTATATTGGTGATGAATACAGACATAAAGCGCAGTTCACCGTTTCCGATCCTCCGAAATTATCATTATCCGGTTTAAATAAGACGGATGTTCATTGTAAAGGCGGAAGCGATGGAACGATAACTTTTACACCGACGGGTGGGACGGGAGATATCAGGGCGTGGTATACGACTGCGGCATCCTATCCTGTGACACGGGATGCTGTTTCTGTTGTTCCCGGGCTTGCTGCTGCCAATTATACCGTAGAATTGAGGGATGCCAATGATTGCCGGATGACGGATGCTGCCTGGAAGGTAAATATAGCACAACCGGCAACGGGCGTAAGTCTTCAGGAATTATCCAAAACCGATCCCCGGGGATACGGATTGACGGATGGAGCTATCGAGGTCATTGCCAGGGGAGGTACGGGCGGTTTTACTTATTCCTGGCAAAAAAACGGTCAGCCTGTGTCCGGAAGTGGCAGTAAACTGACCGGTTTAGGTGACGGCAGGTATAAAATTACAGTTAAAGATGCCAATTACAATAAAGTCAGTCCGGTTACGGCAGTAAATCTGGCCGGATGCCAGAGTACTGTAGATATAGAGCTTCGCCAACCCGATCTTTTGTCGGTTTCTATCGGTAAAACCGGAGATATCAGTTGTTACGGCCTTTTAGACGGAGTACTGAGGGCGACAGCCACGGGAGGAGTCGGGGGATACCGTTATGAATGGTATAAATCGGTCGGTGGTTCATGGGCTAAATTACGCTATACGACAGCTGAAGTGTCCGGTTTGGATGCGGGTGTTTACCGGGCCTTTGTTTTCGATAGAAATGATATTAAAGCAGTTTCTGCAAATTATACCCTGACACAACCCGATCCGGTCCGGATTGCTTTTAAAACGGCCGAACCGGCTTGTTATGGCGGTAGCGATGGGAGAATAGAGGCTGTCGTTACCGGAGGGAACGGGGGCTATACATACACATGGCCGGGTAATCCGGGCACAAGTTCCGTTATCTATGGAGAAGCACAGAACTATGTGGTAAAAGTCAAAGACCGTAAGGATTGCCGCGCAGAAAACAATGTTACAATCGGGCAGCCTGCTCGTCTGACTGCAACCGCCCAGGTGGTTTTGCCTGCGTCGGCTAATGCTTCGGACGGAAAAATTACGGTCTCTCCTTCAGGGGGGACACCGGGATATCATTACCGTTGGGATTACCGGAATGCTGTTTCCAATCCTTTGACGGGTATTCCTGCGGATAGTGTGCCTTACCGGGTGGTGGTAAAAGATGCCCATGATTGCCGGACAGAGTTGAATCCGCGTGTAATTTATCCTTTGGGAGTCAGGCTTGTCGTGAAAAAAGTGATTTCCTGCAAGGGAGATAGGGACGGTTTATTGGAAGCGATGCCGGAAGGCGGTGTCAGCCGGTATTACCGTTATCAGTGGTATCAGTGGTCAAACGGTGCTTTTTCTCTTATTTCGGGGAATGGGAAAGTATCACAGGGTGTTGGTAGCGGAAGATATCAGGTAAAGGTAACGGATTCTGAAAATAACACTGCTACGGCAGAAATTACGATTACAGAGCCCCCCTTATTACAGGCTACGGCTCAGATTACGTTACCCTCTTCTGCTGCCGGCTCGGATGGTCGCATTGCTGTTTCTCCTTCGGGAGGTACACCGGGCTATTATTACCGTTGGGATTACCGGAATGCCGTTTCCAACCCTTTGACGGGCATTCCTGCGGATAGTGTGCCTTACCGGGTGGTGGTAAAGGATGCCCATGATTGCCGGATAGAACTGGAACCGCGTGTAATTTATCCATTGGGAGTAAAGCTTGTTGTGAAAAAAGTGATTTCCTGTAAGGGAGATCGTGACGGCTTATTGGAAGCAATGCCGGAAGGCGGTGTCAGCCGCTACTACCGCTATCAGTGGTTTAAATCCGGGAACGGTGGTTTTCAGGAAATAGAAGGGAACGGAAAAATTTCAGCCCCGCTAGAGGCTGGAACCTATCGGGTTAAAGTTACCGATAGTGAAAATAATTCGGTAACGACGGATAGGGTGCTCACAGAACCTGATTTCTTAACGGCTGTATTTACGGTGGATATCCCTTCCGGCCCGACGGTTTCTGATGGAAAAATAACTGTTTTCCCGGCGGGCGGAACTCCCTATACGGACGGTTCATACCGGTATTTCTGGGATTACCGGAATTCCGTTTCCAATCCTTTGACAGACTTGCCTGCCGATAGTGTGCCTTACCGGGTGGTGGTGAAAGATGCTCATCAGTGTGAAATAGAACTCAATCCCCGGATATTGTATCCGCTTATGGTCGGCATTCGGGAAAAACAACCGGTGTCTTGTTACGGCCGGACAGACGGGCGTTTGGAAGCCCTGGCCGAAGGCGGTGTCAGCAGCATTTATTTTTATAAATGGTATAAAAGGGAAAATGACGGATTCCGGGAAATAGCCGGAGAAGAGTCTGTTTCAGAACCTTTGGG
It encodes the following:
- a CDS encoding fibronectin type III domain protein, whose product is MKNIIIGLLLLIGADMCAVAQDSASIRVRYSVQQDAVLLRWGADTPYAWKKTNRSGFRIERYTVSRGKEVLVVPEKKVLVEVLKALPLQEWIPYVERDDNAGIIAQALYGEDFQLTGEDSQGFARMINMAQELDQRFTFSLYAADQNFDIACLAGWGYKDTDVKKGERYLYRIVPATYEDSCQIRLGSAFTGLDEYRPLPRPQELAAVWNNKCVMLAWNYSNLADVYNSYYIEKSVDGKKFTRIEGRPVSSIDERQKEGDQRLFYVDSLSDNHTTFYYRIRGISTFGELGPVSDTLSGKGVNMLPYVPVIRKSIVNDKGELEMEWQFENEGESFIEGFQLRMSDKANGIYRTVADDISPSQRSLKYDKLNSGSYFVIKAVALEGESRSSYPVLIQPLDTVPPAVPLGLQGKIDSLGIVKLSWNPNTESDLLGYLVYRAFTGTEEAVPVVKYPVTDTCYIDTVDNWNLNPVVYYYLVAVDQRYNQSDFSERLDLVKPDFIPPVSPVFSDYHIGTEGVELKWICSPSEDVREHRLYRKEKETGDTARWVIILPGNQTDRYRDTSVQPGKKYAYTIFAVDKSGLVSLPTPALNLVVPGALKKKEGITRLDAVVDKKNLLIKLVWKSDLKEVKNYEIYKSEGDAPYTLWKVVAGWQRELLDEDVAVSMQYRYMIRALFENGGNSRIREIIIKGL